A stretch of the Canis lupus familiaris isolate Mischka breed German Shepherd chromosome 37, alternate assembly UU_Cfam_GSD_1.0, whole genome shotgun sequence genome encodes the following:
- the STK36 gene encoding serine/threonine-protein kinase 36 isoform X2: MEKYHVLEMIGEGSFGRVYKGRRKYSAQVVALKFIPKLGRSEKELRNLQREIEIMRGLRHPNIVHMLDSFETDKEVVVVTDYAEGELFQILEDDGKLPEDQVQAIAAQLVSALYYLHSHRILHRDMKPQNILLAKGGGIKLCDFGFARAMSTNTMVLTSIKGTPLYMSPELVEERPYDHTADLWSVGCILYELAVGTPPFYTTSIFQLVSLILKDPVRWPTTISPCFKSFLQGLLTKDPRQRLSWPDLLHHPFIAGRVTIITEPGGSDLGTPFTSHLPPELQVLKEQQVHRLAPKGNRSRILRLACKRMAEEAKRKKHQNTGPALEQEDRTSKMASGTAPLPRLRATPQEPGLIAGILASEMKSSWAEWGAGETPPAPRENQITQDCEQADPELRPEVVGQQSIDAVDLENEEPDSDDEWQHLLKTGEPVPIQLKAPLTLLCNPDFCQRIQGQLHEAGGQILKDVPEDASHILPALRVLSSLLSSCSDSVPLYSFCREAGLPGLLLSLLRHSQESNSIQQQCWYGTFLRDLMAVIQAYFACTFNLERSQTGDSLQVFQEAANLFLDQLGKLLAQPDDSKQTLRRDSLMCFTVLCEAMDGNSWTISKAFYSSLLTTQRAVLDGLLHGLTVPQLSFHTPPGAPQVSQPLREQSEDLPGAMSSALAAICTAPVGLPSCWEAKEQISRHLANQLSEESNQLRPSLISGLQHPILCLHLLKVLYSCCHISERLCHLLGQEPLALESLLMLVQGKVKVVDWEESTEVALYLLSLLVLQLQDLPPGMEKLGNEIATLFTHSHIVSLVSAAACLLGQLGQQGVTFDLQPVEWIAAASHALSAPAEVRLIPPGCCGFYDGLLILLLQLLTQPGKGSLLRDVADSEIWTVLWHRFSMALRLPEEVSPQEEEPSLSRPQSPEPDWTLISPQGMAALLSLAVATFTQEPQLCLSHLSQRGSILMSTLKHLLSPSFLRQLGRAPQGAEFLPVVVLSVCQLLCFPFALDVDADLFRGVLADFVDSEVAAHLLQVCCHHLPLPQVELPVSLLTRLALTDLTSLNQFVNTVAASPRTVISFLSVALLGDQPLLTSDLLSLLAHTARVLSPSHLSFIQELLAGSDESYRPLRSLLGHPEHSVRARTYGLLGHLLQHSMALRGALQSQAGLLNLLLLGLGDKDPAVRRSASFAVGNAAYQAGPLGPALAAAVPGMTQLLEDPQAGIRRNAVSALGNLGPEGLGAELLQYQVPQRLLEMACGDPQLNVKEAALIALRSLRQEPCIHQVLVSLGASERLAMLSLGNQLLVHSSPRPASARHCRKLIHLLRPTHST; encoded by the exons GGTGGCCCTGAAGTTCATTCCAAAATTAGGACGCTCAGAGAAGGAGCTGAGAAATCTGCAACGAGAGATTGAAATCATGCGGGGTCTGCGGCATCCTAACATAGTGCATATGCTTGACAGCTTTGAAACTGACAAAGAG gtggtggtggtgacagacTATGCTGAGGGAGAGCTCTTTCAGATCTTGGAAGATGACGGAAAACTTCCTGAAGACCAG GTTCAAGCCATCGCTGCCCAGTTGGTGTCTGCTCTGTACTATCTGCATTCCCACCGCATCCTCCACCGAGACATGAAACCGCAGAACATCCTTCTTGCCAAGGGTGGTGGTATcaagctctgtgactttgg ATTTGCCCGGGCGATGAGCACCAACACGATGGTGCTGACCTCCATCAAAGGCACACCACTTTATATGTCTCCAGAGCTGGTGGAAGAGCGACCATATGACCACACCGCAGACCTCTGGTCTGTGGGCTGCATACTGTATGAGTTGGCTGTAGGCACCCCTCCCTTCTATACTACAAGCATCTTTCAGCTGGTCAGCCTCATTCTCAAGGACCCTGTGCGCTGGCCAACCACCATTAGTCCTTGCTTCAAG aGCTTCCTGCAGGGACTGCTCACCAAAGACCCCAGGCAGCGTCTGTCCTGGCCAGACCTCTTACATCATCCTTTTATAGCTGGTCGTGTCACCA TAATAACTGAACCAGGAGGCTCAGATTTGGGCACCCCATTCACCAGTCATCTACCCCCAGAACTTCAGGTCCTAAAGGAACAGCAGGTGCATCGACTGGCCCCCAAGGGCAATCGATCTCGCATCTTGCGACTTGCCTGTAAGCGCATGGCTGAGGAGGCCAAGCGGAAG AAACACCAGAACACAGGACCTGCCCTTGAGCAAGAGGATAGGACCAGCAAGATGGCTTCTGGCACAGCCCCTCTGCCTAGACTAAGAGCCACTCCTCAGGAACCAGGCCTCATAGCTGGGATCTTGGCCTCAGAAATGAAGAGCAGCTGGGCTGAATGGGGGGCTGGAGAGACCCCCCCTGCACCTCG GGAAAACCAGATCACCCAGGATTGTGAACAAgctgacccagagctgaggccagagGTGGTGGGCCAGCAGAGCATTGATGCAGTGGACCTAGAAAATGAG GAGCCAGATAGCGATGACGAGTGGCAACACCTGCTAAAGACTGGTGAACCTGTGCCCATCCAACTGAAGGCTCCTCTCACTCTGCTGTGCAATCCTGACTTCTGCCAACGCATCCAGGGTCAGCTGCATGAGGCTGGAGGGCAG ATCCTGAAAGATGTGCCGGAGGACGCTTCCCATATCCTTCCTGCACTTCGGGTCCTGAGCAGTCTTCTATCCAGCTGCAGCGACTCTGTTCCCTTGTACTCCTTCTGCCGTGAGGCAGGGCTCCCCGGGCTCCTGCTCAGCCTGCTCAGACACAGCCAGGAGAGCAACAGTATCCAGCAG CAATGTTGGTATGGGACCTTCTTACGGGACCTGATGGCTGTGATTCAGGCCTACTTTGCCTGTACCTTCAATCTGGAGAGGAGCCAGACAGGTGACAG CCTACAGGTGTTTCAGGAGGCTGCCAACCTCTTTCTGGACCAGTTGGGGAAACTGCTGGCCCAACCAGATGACTCTAAGCAAACTTTGCGGAGGGATAGCCTTATG TGCTTTACTGTTCTGTGTGAAGCCATGGATGGGAACAGCTGGACCATCTCCAAAGCCTTTTACTCCAGCCTGCTGACAACGCAGCGGGCGGTGCTGGATGGGCTTCTTCACGGTTTGACAGTCCCCCAGCTCTCTTTCCACACCCCCCCAG GAGCCCCCCAAGTGAGCCAGCCACTGCGGGAGCAGAGTGAGGATCTGCCTGGAGCCATGTCCTCTGCGCTGGCAGCCATATGTACTGCTCCTGTGGGGCTGCCCAGCTGCTGGGAGGCCAAGGAGCAG ATCTCTAGGCATTTGGCGAACCAGCTCAGTGAAGAGAGCAACCAACTGAGGCCATCCCTCATCTCTGGCTTGCAGCATCCCATCCTGTGCCTACACCTTCTCAAG GTTCTCTACTCATGCTGCCACATCAGTGAGCGCCTGTGCCATCTTCTAGGGCAAGAGCCCTTGGCCTTGGAGTCACTGTTGATGTTGGTCCAGGGGAAG GTAAAGGTCGTGGATTGGGAAGAGTCTACTGAAGTGGCTCTCtacctcctctcccttcttgtCCTTCAGCTGCAAGATCTGCCTCCTGG AATGGAGAAGCTAGGCAATGAGATTGCTACTCTCTTTACTCATTCACACATCGTCTCTCTTGTG AGTGCAGCAGCCTGTCTGTTGGGACAACTTGGGCAGCAAGGGGTGACCTTCGACCTCCAGCCTGTGGAGTGGATTGCTGCAGCCTCACACGCTCTGTCTGCCCCTGCGGAG GTCCGGCTGATTCCACCAGGTTGCTGTGGCTTCTATGATGGCCTCCTCATCCTCCTGCTACAGCTTCTCACCCAG ccAGGAAAGGGTAGCCTGTTAAGGGACGTGGCTGACTCAGAAATATGGACCGTTCTGTGGCACCGGTTCTCAATGGCTCTGAGGCTCCCTGAGGAGGTGTCTCCACAGGAAGAGGAGCCATCACTATCCAGGCCACAAAGCCCAGAGCCAGACTGGACGCTGATCTCACCCCAAG GCATGGCAGCCCTGCTGAGTCTGGCTGTGGCCACcttcacccaggagccccagttaTGCCTGAGCCACCTGTCACAGCGTGGAAGTATCCTCATGTCCACTCTGAAGCACCTGCTTTCCCCCAGCTTCCTGCGTCAGCTGGGCCGGGC GCCTCAGGGGGCTGAGTTTCTGCCCGTCGTGGTGCTCTCTGTCTGCCAGCTCCTCTGCTTCCCCTTCGCCCTGGATGTGGATGCCGACCTCTTCAGAGGTGTCTTGGCTGACTTTGTGGACTCAGAAGTCGCGGCCCACCTGCTGCAG GTCTGCTGCCACCATCTTCCGTTGCCTCAAGTCGAGTTGCCTGTCAGCCTCCTCACACGCCTGGCCCTCACGGATCTCACGTCTCTCAACCAGTTTGTGAACACAGTGGCTGCCTCCCCTAGAACTGTCATCTCCTTCCTCTCAGTTGCCCTCCTGGGTGACCAGCCACTGCTAACCTCCGACCTTCTCTCCTTGCTGGCCCACACAGCCCGAGTGTTGTCTCCTAGCCACTTGTCCTTTATCCAAGAACTCCTGGCCGGCTCCGATGAGTCCTATCGGCCCCTGCGCAGTCTCCTGGGCCACCCAGAGCATTCTGTGCGGGCCCGCACTTATGGGCTCCTGGGACACTTACTGCAACACAGCATGGCCCTGCGTGGGGCGCTGCAGAGCCAGGCCGGGCTGCTCAACCTTCTGCTATTGGGGCTTGGAGACAAGGACCCTGCGGTGCGGCGCAGTGCCAGTTTCGCTGTGGGCAATGCAGCCTACCAAGCTGGTCCCCTGGGACCTGCCTTGGCCGCCGCGGTACCCGGTATGACCCAGCTGCTGGAAGATCCTCAGGCTGGTATCCGGCGCAATGCCGTGTCTGCTCTGGGGAACCTGGGGCCTGAGGGGTTGGGGGCAGAGCTGTTACAGTACCAAGTACCCCAGCGGCTCCTAGAAATGGCATGTGGAGACCCCCAGCTGAATGTGAAGGAAGCTGCCCTCATTGCCCTCCGGAGCCTCCGACAGGAGCCCTGCATCCATCAG GTGCTGGTGTCCCTGGGGGCCAGCGAGCGATTGGCCATGCTTTCTCTGGGCAATCAGTTACTGGTGCACAGCAGCCCCCGCCCTGCCTCTGCCAGACACTGCAGGAAACTCATTCACCTCCTGAGGCCAACCCACAGCACGTGA
- the STK36 gene encoding serine/threonine-protein kinase 36 isoform X3 — protein sequence MRGLRHPNIVHMLDSFETDKEVVVVTDYAEGELFQILEDDGKLPEDQVQAIAAQLVSALYYLHSHRILHRDMKPQNILLAKGGGIKLCDFGFARAMSTNTMVLTSIKGTPLYMSPELVEERPYDHTADLWSVGCILYELAVGTPPFYTTSIFQLVSLILKDPVRWPTTISPCFKSFLQGLLTKDPRQRLSWPDLLHHPFIAGRVTIITEPGGSDLGTPFTSHLPPELQVLKEQQVHRLAPKGNRSRILRLACKRMAEEAKRKKHQNTGPALEQEDRTSKMASGTAPLPRLRATPQEPGLIAGILASEMKSSWAEWGAGETPPAPRENQITQDCEQADPELRPEVVGQQSIDAVDLENEEPDSDDEWQHLLKTGEPVPIQLKAPLTLLCNPDFCQRIQGQLHEAGGQILKDVPEDASHILPALRVLSSLLSSCSDSVPLYSFCREAGLPGLLLSLLRHSQESNSIQQQCWYGTFLRDLMAVIQAYFACTFNLERSQTGDSLQVFQEAANLFLDQLGKLLAQPDDSKQTLRRDSLMCFTVLCEAMDGNSWTISKAFYSSLLTTQRAVLDGLLHGLTVPQLSFHTPPGAPQVSQPLREQSEDLPGAMSSALAAICTAPVGLPSCWEAKEQISRHLANQLSEESNQLRPSLISGLQHPILCLHLLKVLYSCCHISERLCHLLGQEPLALESLLMLVQGKVKVVDWEESTEVALYLLSLLVLQLQDLPPGMEKLGNEIATLFTHSHIVSLVSAAACLLGQLGQQGVTFDLQPVEWIAAASHALSAPAEVRLIPPGCCGFYDGLLILLLQLLTQPGKGSLLRDVADSEIWTVLWHRFSMALRLPEEVSPQEEEPSLSRPQSPEPDWTLISPQGMAALLSLAVATFTQEPQLCLSHLSQRGSILMSTLKHLLSPSFLRQLGRAPQGAEFLPVVVLSVCQLLCFPFALDVDADLFRGVLADFVDSEVAAHLLQVCCHHLPLPQVELPVSLLTRLALTDLTSLNQFVNTVAASPRTVISFLSVALLGDQPLLTSDLLSLLAHTARVLSPSHLSFIQELLAGSDESYRPLRSLLGHPEHSVRARTYGLLGHLLQHSMALRGALQSQAGLLNLLLLGLGDKDPAVRRSASFAVGNAAYQAGPLGPALAAAVPGMTQLLEDPQAGIRRNAVSALGNLGPEGLGAELLQYQVPQRLLEMACGDPQLNVKEAALIALRSLRQEPCIHQVLVSLGASERLAMLSLGNQLLVHSSPRPASARHCRKLIHLLRPTHST from the exons ATGCGGGGTCTGCGGCATCCTAACATAGTGCATATGCTTGACAGCTTTGAAACTGACAAAGAG gtggtggtggtgacagacTATGCTGAGGGAGAGCTCTTTCAGATCTTGGAAGATGACGGAAAACTTCCTGAAGACCAG GTTCAAGCCATCGCTGCCCAGTTGGTGTCTGCTCTGTACTATCTGCATTCCCACCGCATCCTCCACCGAGACATGAAACCGCAGAACATCCTTCTTGCCAAGGGTGGTGGTATcaagctctgtgactttgg ATTTGCCCGGGCGATGAGCACCAACACGATGGTGCTGACCTCCATCAAAGGCACACCACTTTATATGTCTCCAGAGCTGGTGGAAGAGCGACCATATGACCACACCGCAGACCTCTGGTCTGTGGGCTGCATACTGTATGAGTTGGCTGTAGGCACCCCTCCCTTCTATACTACAAGCATCTTTCAGCTGGTCAGCCTCATTCTCAAGGACCCTGTGCGCTGGCCAACCACCATTAGTCCTTGCTTCAAG aGCTTCCTGCAGGGACTGCTCACCAAAGACCCCAGGCAGCGTCTGTCCTGGCCAGACCTCTTACATCATCCTTTTATAGCTGGTCGTGTCACCA TAATAACTGAACCAGGAGGCTCAGATTTGGGCACCCCATTCACCAGTCATCTACCCCCAGAACTTCAGGTCCTAAAGGAACAGCAGGTGCATCGACTGGCCCCCAAGGGCAATCGATCTCGCATCTTGCGACTTGCCTGTAAGCGCATGGCTGAGGAGGCCAAGCGGAAG AAACACCAGAACACAGGACCTGCCCTTGAGCAAGAGGATAGGACCAGCAAGATGGCTTCTGGCACAGCCCCTCTGCCTAGACTAAGAGCCACTCCTCAGGAACCAGGCCTCATAGCTGGGATCTTGGCCTCAGAAATGAAGAGCAGCTGGGCTGAATGGGGGGCTGGAGAGACCCCCCCTGCACCTCG GGAAAACCAGATCACCCAGGATTGTGAACAAgctgacccagagctgaggccagagGTGGTGGGCCAGCAGAGCATTGATGCAGTGGACCTAGAAAATGAG GAGCCAGATAGCGATGACGAGTGGCAACACCTGCTAAAGACTGGTGAACCTGTGCCCATCCAACTGAAGGCTCCTCTCACTCTGCTGTGCAATCCTGACTTCTGCCAACGCATCCAGGGTCAGCTGCATGAGGCTGGAGGGCAG ATCCTGAAAGATGTGCCGGAGGACGCTTCCCATATCCTTCCTGCACTTCGGGTCCTGAGCAGTCTTCTATCCAGCTGCAGCGACTCTGTTCCCTTGTACTCCTTCTGCCGTGAGGCAGGGCTCCCCGGGCTCCTGCTCAGCCTGCTCAGACACAGCCAGGAGAGCAACAGTATCCAGCAG CAATGTTGGTATGGGACCTTCTTACGGGACCTGATGGCTGTGATTCAGGCCTACTTTGCCTGTACCTTCAATCTGGAGAGGAGCCAGACAGGTGACAG CCTACAGGTGTTTCAGGAGGCTGCCAACCTCTTTCTGGACCAGTTGGGGAAACTGCTGGCCCAACCAGATGACTCTAAGCAAACTTTGCGGAGGGATAGCCTTATG TGCTTTACTGTTCTGTGTGAAGCCATGGATGGGAACAGCTGGACCATCTCCAAAGCCTTTTACTCCAGCCTGCTGACAACGCAGCGGGCGGTGCTGGATGGGCTTCTTCACGGTTTGACAGTCCCCCAGCTCTCTTTCCACACCCCCCCAG GAGCCCCCCAAGTGAGCCAGCCACTGCGGGAGCAGAGTGAGGATCTGCCTGGAGCCATGTCCTCTGCGCTGGCAGCCATATGTACTGCTCCTGTGGGGCTGCCCAGCTGCTGGGAGGCCAAGGAGCAG ATCTCTAGGCATTTGGCGAACCAGCTCAGTGAAGAGAGCAACCAACTGAGGCCATCCCTCATCTCTGGCTTGCAGCATCCCATCCTGTGCCTACACCTTCTCAAG GTTCTCTACTCATGCTGCCACATCAGTGAGCGCCTGTGCCATCTTCTAGGGCAAGAGCCCTTGGCCTTGGAGTCACTGTTGATGTTGGTCCAGGGGAAG GTAAAGGTCGTGGATTGGGAAGAGTCTACTGAAGTGGCTCTCtacctcctctcccttcttgtCCTTCAGCTGCAAGATCTGCCTCCTGG AATGGAGAAGCTAGGCAATGAGATTGCTACTCTCTTTACTCATTCACACATCGTCTCTCTTGTG AGTGCAGCAGCCTGTCTGTTGGGACAACTTGGGCAGCAAGGGGTGACCTTCGACCTCCAGCCTGTGGAGTGGATTGCTGCAGCCTCACACGCTCTGTCTGCCCCTGCGGAG GTCCGGCTGATTCCACCAGGTTGCTGTGGCTTCTATGATGGCCTCCTCATCCTCCTGCTACAGCTTCTCACCCAG ccAGGAAAGGGTAGCCTGTTAAGGGACGTGGCTGACTCAGAAATATGGACCGTTCTGTGGCACCGGTTCTCAATGGCTCTGAGGCTCCCTGAGGAGGTGTCTCCACAGGAAGAGGAGCCATCACTATCCAGGCCACAAAGCCCAGAGCCAGACTGGACGCTGATCTCACCCCAAG GCATGGCAGCCCTGCTGAGTCTGGCTGTGGCCACcttcacccaggagccccagttaTGCCTGAGCCACCTGTCACAGCGTGGAAGTATCCTCATGTCCACTCTGAAGCACCTGCTTTCCCCCAGCTTCCTGCGTCAGCTGGGCCGGGC GCCTCAGGGGGCTGAGTTTCTGCCCGTCGTGGTGCTCTCTGTCTGCCAGCTCCTCTGCTTCCCCTTCGCCCTGGATGTGGATGCCGACCTCTTCAGAGGTGTCTTGGCTGACTTTGTGGACTCAGAAGTCGCGGCCCACCTGCTGCAG GTCTGCTGCCACCATCTTCCGTTGCCTCAAGTCGAGTTGCCTGTCAGCCTCCTCACACGCCTGGCCCTCACGGATCTCACGTCTCTCAACCAGTTTGTGAACACAGTGGCTGCCTCCCCTAGAACTGTCATCTCCTTCCTCTCAGTTGCCCTCCTGGGTGACCAGCCACTGCTAACCTCCGACCTTCTCTCCTTGCTGGCCCACACAGCCCGAGTGTTGTCTCCTAGCCACTTGTCCTTTATCCAAGAACTCCTGGCCGGCTCCGATGAGTCCTATCGGCCCCTGCGCAGTCTCCTGGGCCACCCAGAGCATTCTGTGCGGGCCCGCACTTATGGGCTCCTGGGACACTTACTGCAACACAGCATGGCCCTGCGTGGGGCGCTGCAGAGCCAGGCCGGGCTGCTCAACCTTCTGCTATTGGGGCTTGGAGACAAGGACCCTGCGGTGCGGCGCAGTGCCAGTTTCGCTGTGGGCAATGCAGCCTACCAAGCTGGTCCCCTGGGACCTGCCTTGGCCGCCGCGGTACCCGGTATGACCCAGCTGCTGGAAGATCCTCAGGCTGGTATCCGGCGCAATGCCGTGTCTGCTCTGGGGAACCTGGGGCCTGAGGGGTTGGGGGCAGAGCTGTTACAGTACCAAGTACCCCAGCGGCTCCTAGAAATGGCATGTGGAGACCCCCAGCTGAATGTGAAGGAAGCTGCCCTCATTGCCCTCCGGAGCCTCCGACAGGAGCCCTGCATCCATCAG GTGCTGGTGTCCCTGGGGGCCAGCGAGCGATTGGCCATGCTTTCTCTGGGCAATCAGTTACTGGTGCACAGCAGCCCCCGCCCTGCCTCTGCCAGACACTGCAGGAAACTCATTCACCTCCTGAGGCCAACCCACAGCACGTGA